One window of Balneolales bacterium ANBcel1 genomic DNA carries:
- the mutS gene encoding DNA mismatch repair protein MutS: protein MAGSDIKKSSDKRREKTPLMRQYHEIKEQYPGTLLLFRVGDFYETFSEDAVTISRELGITLTRRNNAGDQTPLAGFPYHALDSYLPRLVKKGHRVAVCDQAEDPAQAKAAGRKLVNREISEIVTPGVTLSDKVLERNRNNYIASLHAAGERYGVAFADISTGEFAVTEVSADELAEVLASISPSEILLSKRAKASMPESLGGYTTTWMEEWIYEGKYGYDVLLEHFRTHSLKGFGVEELEAAHVAAGALLHYVRENQKASLGHLRSMYAFENSGYMMLDPSTKRNLELMTSLQQGGKEGTLISILDETGTPMGSRMLRKWLMRPLKQLEEIRNRIQAVEVLHIRHDLRRRLHEILREIGDLERLVSRICVKRANARELKQLQDSLSRIPEIKEALGELEEPLLVQIRDQLEHLGELQDRIDAALVDDPPAGLRDGGFIREGYSPELDEIRDIARNGKEYVARIQKELVESTGIPSLKLGYNKVFGYYIEVTNAHKEKVPEEFIRKQTLVNAERYITPELKEVEEKILSSEERSQTLEQELFQELLEYVAGHAGPVQQNADALARIDCLQSLAEVAYRYNYVKPKVNGGSAITIRGGRHPVVERSLPRGEPFIPNDITLDTEKQQILMITGPNMAGKSIILRQTGLIVLLAQVGSFVPAKEAEIGLVDKIFTRVGASDNLAAGESTFLVEMNEAANILNNASPRSLILLDEIGRGTSTFDGLSIAWSLAEYLHNQPSVAARTLFATHYHELNELEELYERIVNYNVQVKEHKGKIIFLRKLVRGGADHSYGIQVAAMAGLPELLIHRAREILGNLESHSLDVTRSSGTMEKGAAGKKKAAQQAVRKIGKQPQIPQMSLFQAELDPNLETVKNKLEGADPNRMTPVEALMLLAELKRTLESRDH from the coding sequence GTGGCCGGATCTGATATAAAAAAGAGCAGTGACAAACGCAGGGAGAAAACTCCTCTCATGAGACAATATCATGAGATTAAGGAGCAGTATCCCGGGACATTGCTGCTGTTTCGGGTGGGGGATTTCTACGAGACATTTTCCGAGGATGCGGTCACTATCAGCCGGGAGCTCGGCATAACGCTAACACGCCGGAACAATGCCGGCGATCAGACACCGCTTGCCGGCTTTCCCTATCATGCCCTGGACAGCTACCTGCCCAGGCTGGTCAAGAAGGGGCATCGGGTGGCGGTATGCGATCAGGCCGAGGATCCGGCCCAGGCAAAGGCGGCCGGCCGCAAGCTGGTCAATCGTGAAATTTCAGAGATCGTTACCCCTGGGGTCACTCTTTCCGACAAGGTGCTCGAGCGAAACCGGAACAACTACATCGCTTCCCTGCACGCCGCCGGAGAGCGATACGGAGTTGCTTTCGCCGATATTTCAACCGGAGAGTTTGCCGTTACCGAAGTCTCGGCCGACGAACTTGCCGAAGTGCTGGCGTCGATCTCCCCTTCTGAAATTCTGCTGTCGAAGAGGGCGAAAGCATCGATGCCCGAGTCGCTTGGCGGATATACTACCACCTGGATGGAGGAGTGGATCTACGAAGGGAAGTACGGGTATGATGTGCTGCTGGAACACTTCCGGACTCACTCGCTGAAAGGCTTCGGTGTCGAAGAGCTGGAGGCCGCGCATGTGGCGGCCGGAGCGCTGCTCCATTATGTACGTGAAAACCAGAAGGCGTCACTGGGTCACCTCCGTTCCATGTATGCATTCGAGAACTCCGGCTACATGATGCTGGATCCTTCCACCAAACGGAACCTCGAGCTTATGACCAGCCTCCAGCAGGGTGGCAAGGAGGGAACCCTCATCTCCATTCTGGATGAGACCGGTACGCCCATGGGAAGCAGGATGCTGCGAAAATGGCTCATGAGGCCGCTCAAACAGCTGGAGGAGATCCGCAACCGGATACAGGCCGTCGAAGTGCTCCATATCCGCCACGATCTGCGGCGTCGTCTCCATGAGATCCTCAGGGAAATAGGCGACCTGGAACGGCTCGTTTCCCGAATTTGTGTGAAACGCGCCAATGCGCGGGAATTGAAGCAACTGCAGGACTCGCTTTCGCGGATCCCGGAGATAAAGGAAGCGCTCGGAGAACTGGAGGAACCGCTGCTTGTGCAAATCCGCGATCAGCTGGAGCATCTGGGAGAGCTTCAGGACCGGATTGATGCCGCCCTGGTGGATGATCCACCGGCCGGACTCCGGGATGGTGGCTTCATCCGCGAGGGCTATTCACCGGAACTGGATGAAATCCGCGATATCGCCCGCAACGGCAAAGAGTATGTTGCCCGAATTCAGAAAGAGCTGGTGGAGAGCACCGGCATCCCCTCGCTGAAACTGGGGTACAACAAGGTGTTCGGGTATTATATTGAAGTCACCAACGCCCACAAGGAGAAGGTGCCGGAAGAATTTATCCGGAAGCAGACTCTGGTTAATGCCGAACGGTACATCACCCCGGAACTCAAGGAGGTTGAGGAGAAAATCCTTTCTTCGGAGGAGCGCAGCCAGACTCTCGAACAGGAGCTGTTTCAGGAGCTGTTGGAGTATGTCGCCGGGCATGCGGGTCCTGTTCAGCAGAATGCCGATGCCCTGGCCCGGATCGACTGTCTGCAGAGCCTGGCCGAGGTCGCCTACCGCTACAATTACGTAAAACCGAAGGTGAACGGCGGATCGGCCATAACGATCAGGGGCGGACGCCATCCGGTGGTGGAGCGCTCGCTTCCCCGGGGCGAACCCTTCATCCCGAACGACATCACCCTTGACACCGAAAAACAGCAAATTCTGATGATTACCGGTCCGAATATGGCCGGAAAGAGCATTATTCTCAGGCAGACCGGTTTGATCGTGCTTCTGGCGCAGGTGGGTTCGTTCGTGCCGGCAAAAGAGGCGGAAATTGGTTTGGTGGACAAGATCTTTACCAGGGTGGGGGCGTCCGACAATCTTGCCGCCGGGGAGAGTACGTTTCTGGTGGAGATGAACGAGGCTGCCAACATCCTGAACAATGCCAGTCCGAGATCCCTGATTCTGCTGGATGAAATCGGTCGCGGTACCAGTACTTTCGACGGATTGAGCATTGCCTGGTCACTGGCCGAATATTTGCACAACCAGCCGTCGGTGGCGGCTCGAACCCTTTTCGCGACCCATTATCATGAGCTGAACGAGCTCGAGGAGTTGTACGAACGAATCGTGAACTACAACGTTCAGGTGAAAGAACACAAGGGGAAAATTATTTTTCTTCGCAAACTGGTGCGGGGCGGGGCGGATCACAGCTACGGCATTCAGGTTGCGGCAATGGCGGGACTCCCCGAGCTCCTCATCCATCGGGCGCGGGAGATACTGGGCAATCTGGAATCGCATAGCCTGGATGTTACCCGCTCCTCCGGGACCATGGAAAAGGGGGCGGCCGGGAAGAAAAAGGCGGCGCAACAGGCCGTACGCAAGATCGGGAAGCAGCCGCAAATCCCCCAGATGTCACTGTTTCAGGCCGAACTGGATCCCAATCTTGAAACCGTCAAAAACAAGCTGGAAGGCGCGGACCCCAACCGCATGACTCCGGTGGAAGCGCTGATGCTTCTGGCAGAACTCAAGCGGACGCTCGAGTCACGCGACCACTAA
- a CDS encoding DUF4168 domain-containing protein — protein sequence MTFTWMARSMAALLFVFFAIPAQAQFDQAPQPQQAPDVSDEDLQTFVDASILAQQIQTEAQMEMIAIVEEEGLDVQTYNEILQGMQRGEDPEELEISSDNVEKFEKASELIGEIEQQMEVELIAAIEDEGLSLDRYQEIFAAVQTNPELQQKMQQMIQEAQMQQGGQPGGF from the coding sequence ATGACTTTTACTTGGATGGCCCGGTCGATGGCGGCCTTGCTTTTTGTCTTTTTTGCGATACCGGCTCAGGCACAATTTGATCAGGCACCACAACCGCAGCAAGCACCCGATGTTTCTGACGAGGATTTGCAGACATTTGTTGATGCATCCATTTTGGCTCAGCAGATCCAGACCGAAGCGCAGATGGAGATGATCGCCATTGTTGAAGAGGAAGGCCTTGATGTGCAGACGTATAACGAAATTCTTCAGGGAATGCAGCGGGGAGAGGATCCCGAAGAGCTGGAAATAAGCTCCGATAACGTCGAAAAATTTGAAAAGGCCTCGGAGCTGATCGGTGAGATTGAACAGCAGATGGAAGTCGAACTTATCGCTGCGATCGAAGATGAAGGGCTTAGCCTGGACCGCTACCAGGAGATTTTTGCAGCCGTTCAGACCAACCCGGAACTGCAGCAAAAAATGCAGCAAATGATTCAGGAAGCCCAGATGCAACAGGGCGGCCAGCCCGGCGGGTTCTAA
- a CDS encoding two-component regulator propeller domain-containing protein yields MLPETLCSALIRKGSGFGFALLYACLLLPGTSPGQTMPEDISFHFLTDRDGLSQRTVRSIVQDYEGYMWFGTFDGLNRYDGYNITIYRHHPDDPTSISYNEISDVFEDSRNNLWIATGGSGLNRYDRDSDHFIHYDFDYLPEAHQRWMVETAIYALEEGPDGNLWIGTENGIALLDLETEHLDYFQPAPGDDGGLSNRYVTALLTDRMGNVWVGTRRGLNVLPAGQSRFTTYLSDSNDPHSLSSNHIQTIYEDYDGTIWVGTQTGGLNRFDHETENFTSYQRDQHDPFSLNDNSIFRILRDSRGDLWIGTENEGLSLFDPNRERFYHVRQSDDNPFSLNTNSIYTIYESRDEKLWVGTYNGGVNITDLKEPPFRHYRHEPHRHNSLSINSVTSFLEDRDGNIWIGTDGGGINQFHPEENSFTRYRHDPNREQSIPGNVILALAEDHHGNIWMATYRNGLSRYNPRIQTFRHYRHDPDQPNGLAHNDIFTLHFDITDPDLLWIGTNGAGVNILDTRTDTFTHYAYHPDRPHGLNQNDIRHFHQDSDTTMRIGNYGGFLVEFDRTNDRFELHPLTDRNYYSNVVQMIFEDSSGRLWLATWGGGLKLIDRDTHHVTSFTERDGLPNNNLHAIMEDNSGFLWISSNNGLTRFCPETYELDNFGIEDGLQSNEFNPRAAMRDRDGYLYFGGVNGFNRFHPDSLSVAGHTAPIKLSGFRLFNEPVPIGGEDSPLTRHISRTPHLTLSHSQSVITFEFVTLNYDARKNDRYAYKLEGFDDNWNFVGHQRTATYTNLAPGEYRFRVKHADSDHDLSEQEASIGLTVTPPFWRTYWFYASSFLFLIGLVGGVYRYRVYNISQRNRELEEEVAKQTSDLKETLVELQSTRDQLTEKAHQAGMADMATNVLHDIGNILNSVNTSASLIDSTLKASSLSRLKKANKLLRNNMDNIEAFMRDGSKGRELLDYYLKLEQPLANEQEELQNQIHRLSEKVDLIIDVVSAQQNYSSTIRLKERCSPEQLIQNTLTLQQSGFERHDITVVTDFGRVEDFLVEKSKLIHVLLNLLKNARDSIKDHAPADRLITIRTRQDDQHIFISIADSGGGFEPALKNKLFAHGFSTKNYGRGFGLHSCANYVKEMEGSIEARSDGPGKGAEFTLRLPRNTASIKA; encoded by the coding sequence ATGCTTCCAGAAACTTTGTGCAGTGCACTGATTCGCAAAGGTTCCGGGTTCGGATTCGCACTGCTGTACGCGTGCCTCCTGCTGCCCGGCACATCCCCCGGCCAAACGATGCCGGAGGATATCTCCTTTCACTTTCTGACCGATCGAGACGGTCTCTCTCAGCGTACTGTCCGCTCGATCGTTCAGGACTACGAGGGGTACATGTGGTTCGGAACTTTTGACGGGTTGAACCGCTACGACGGCTACAATATTACGATTTACCGGCATCACCCCGACGATCCGACCAGCATAAGCTACAACGAGATCTCTGACGTATTCGAAGACAGCCGTAATAACCTCTGGATTGCCACCGGCGGAAGCGGCCTCAACCGGTATGATCGCGACAGCGACCATTTCATCCACTATGATTTCGACTACCTCCCGGAGGCTCACCAGCGGTGGATGGTGGAAACGGCTATTTACGCGCTGGAAGAGGGCCCTGACGGCAACCTTTGGATCGGGACCGAGAACGGCATTGCATTGCTCGACCTGGAAACCGAACACCTGGACTATTTCCAACCGGCTCCGGGAGATGATGGCGGACTGAGCAACCGCTATGTGACCGCCCTTCTGACCGACCGGATGGGTAACGTCTGGGTAGGCACCCGCCGCGGACTCAACGTGTTGCCTGCAGGTCAAAGCAGATTTACCACATACCTTTCCGATAGTAATGACCCCCACAGCCTGAGCAGCAACCATATTCAGACCATCTATGAGGATTATGACGGTACCATCTGGGTCGGAACTCAGACCGGCGGCCTGAACAGATTCGACCATGAGACTGAAAACTTTACCTCATATCAGCGTGACCAGCACGATCCCTTCAGCCTGAACGACAACTCCATATTCCGCATTTTGAGGGACAGCCGCGGCGATTTGTGGATTGGAACCGAAAACGAAGGCCTGAGCCTCTTCGATCCGAACCGCGAACGATTCTATCACGTTCGGCAAAGTGACGACAATCCCTTCAGTCTGAATACCAACAGTATCTACACCATCTATGAGAGCAGGGACGAAAAGTTGTGGGTCGGAACCTACAACGGCGGAGTAAATATCACCGACCTGAAAGAGCCACCCTTCCGACACTATCGCCACGAGCCCCATCGCCACAACTCATTGAGCATAAACTCGGTAACATCTTTCCTGGAAGACCGGGACGGCAATATCTGGATTGGAACCGATGGTGGCGGTATCAATCAATTCCATCCCGAGGAAAACTCTTTCACAAGGTACCGGCACGACCCGAACCGGGAACAATCGATTCCCGGCAACGTTATACTGGCACTGGCCGAAGACCACCACGGCAATATCTGGATGGCAACCTACCGAAACGGACTGAGCCGGTACAATCCCCGGATACAAACCTTCCGCCACTACCGGCATGACCCCGACCAGCCGAACGGCCTTGCTCACAACGACATCTTCACATTGCATTTTGATATCACCGACCCTGACCTGCTGTGGATCGGGACCAACGGCGCCGGTGTGAACATTCTCGACACCCGAACCGATACATTCACCCATTACGCGTATCACCCCGACAGGCCACACGGATTGAACCAGAACGACATCCGCCATTTTCACCAGGACAGTGACACCACCATGCGGATTGGCAACTACGGCGGTTTTCTGGTGGAGTTCGACCGCACAAATGACCGGTTTGAACTGCATCCGCTGACCGACCGGAACTACTACAGCAACGTGGTTCAAATGATCTTCGAGGACTCCTCCGGAAGGCTCTGGCTGGCAACCTGGGGCGGTGGACTCAAACTTATTGACCGGGATACCCATCACGTTACCTCCTTTACCGAACGCGATGGGCTGCCTAACAACAACCTGCACGCCATAATGGAGGATAATAGCGGATTCTTGTGGATCTCAAGTAACAACGGACTAACCCGCTTTTGTCCGGAGACCTATGAACTCGATAATTTCGGAATAGAAGACGGTCTGCAGAGCAACGAATTCAATCCCAGAGCGGCCATGCGAGACCGTGATGGCTATCTGTACTTCGGCGGAGTAAATGGATTCAACCGGTTCCATCCGGACAGCCTGTCGGTTGCCGGTCATACTGCCCCCATCAAGCTCTCCGGCTTCCGGCTGTTCAACGAACCGGTACCCATCGGCGGTGAAGACTCTCCGCTAACAAGACATATCAGTCGCACTCCACACCTCACACTCTCCCACAGCCAGTCGGTTATCACGTTCGAGTTTGTCACCCTGAACTATGATGCCAGGAAAAATGACCGTTATGCCTACAAACTGGAAGGGTTCGATGATAACTGGAACTTTGTCGGCCATCAGCGAACAGCCACTTATACAAACCTGGCACCGGGAGAGTATCGCTTTCGGGTAAAGCATGCCGACAGTGATCATGATCTCAGCGAACAGGAGGCGTCTATTGGTCTGACCGTGACCCCTCCTTTCTGGCGCACATACTGGTTTTATGCCTCTTCGTTCCTTTTTTTGATTGGCCTGGTGGGCGGGGTATACCGCTATCGTGTCTACAATATTTCACAGCGAAACCGGGAGCTTGAGGAAGAGGTGGCCAAACAGACCAGCGACCTGAAAGAAACCCTCGTTGAACTTCAAAGCACCCGCGACCAATTGACCGAAAAGGCACATCAGGCCGGAATGGCCGACATGGCCACCAACGTATTACATGACATCGGCAACATCCTGAACAGCGTAAACACTTCGGCTTCCCTGATCGACAGCACCCTGAAAGCCTCCTCCCTCAGCCGCCTTAAAAAAGCCAACAAACTGCTGCGCAATAATATGGACAACATAGAAGCTTTCATGCGCGACGGCAGTAAAGGCAGGGAGCTGCTCGATTATTACCTGAAGCTTGAGCAGCCGCTTGCCAACGAGCAGGAGGAACTTCAAAACCAGATACATCGCCTATCGGAAAAAGTCGACCTCATCATTGATGTCGTTTCCGCTCAGCAGAACTACTCGTCGACTATTCGGCTAAAGGAACGCTGCTCTCCGGAACAACTGATTCAAAACACCCTGACGCTTCAACAATCCGGGTTTGAACGCCACGATATCACGGTTGTTACGGATTTCGGCCGTGTGGAAGATTTCTTGGTTGAAAAAAGCAAGCTGATTCATGTGCTGCTCAACCTGCTCAAAAATGCCCGGGATTCCATTAAAGACCACGCCCCCGCAGACCGGCTGATCACTATCCGGACAAGGCAGGATGATCAGCATATCTTCATCTCGATCGCGGACAGCGGCGGCGGCTTTGAACCTGCCCTGAAAAACAAACTGTTCGCTCACGGATTTTCGACCAAGAACTATGGCCGTGGTTTCGGCCTCCACAGCTGCGCCAACTACGTCAAGGAAATGGAGGGTTCTATTGAGGCCCGCAGCGATGGGCCGGGTAAAGGCGCGGAATTCACCCTTCGGCTTCCCAGAAATACAGCCTCCATAAAGGCATAG
- a CDS encoding SDR family NAD(P)-dependent oxidoreductase, translated as MKSETPSSKKAIIIGASSGIGAQIAIDLSARGYTLGLTARRLALMEQELKPKLATPSHFEYMDVVDIEASIQVIRKLVRKMGGIDLIIINAGVSGSSSRMERQAAEELIRINVLGFAGMLHEAYRIFQKQGHGHIVGISSIASLLPHPNGSAYNASKAFVSNYLDSIRLRIKRRNENIVVTDVLPGYVLTPMTRENKRMFWVAGVEKASAQIVDDIEKKRSVSYVSRRWRLIAWLLSLMPRGLLNRIL; from the coding sequence TTGAAATCTGAAACACCTTCCTCAAAAAAAGCCATCATTATTGGAGCCAGTTCCGGTATCGGAGCTCAAATTGCCATTGACCTTTCCGCCCGTGGATACACACTGGGCCTCACCGCGCGCCGCCTGGCGCTGATGGAGCAGGAGCTGAAACCAAAGCTGGCAACTCCGTCGCACTTCGAATATATGGATGTCGTTGATATTGAGGCCTCCATTCAGGTTATCCGCAAGCTGGTTCGGAAGATGGGCGGCATTGACCTGATCATCATCAACGCCGGAGTTTCCGGCAGTTCCTCCAGAATGGAGCGCCAGGCTGCTGAAGAGCTCATCCGGATAAATGTGCTTGGTTTTGCCGGGATGCTGCATGAGGCGTACCGGATTTTTCAAAAGCAGGGGCACGGCCACATTGTCGGCATCTCTTCCATTGCCTCCCTGCTGCCCCACCCGAACGGCTCGGCGTACAATGCCTCCAAAGCCTTCGTCTCCAATTACCTGGACAGCATACGGCTGCGCATAAAGAGGCGAAATGAAAACATCGTGGTCACCGATGTACTGCCGGGATATGTGCTTACCCCCATGACCCGCGAGAACAAGCGGATGTTCTGGGTGGCGGGGGTGGAAAAGGCCTCCGCCCAGATCGTGGATGACATTGAGAAAAAACGGTCAGTCAGCTACGTCTCCCGCCGGTGGCGTCTGATCGCCTGGCTGCTGTCGCTGATGCCAAGAGGCCTTTTGAACCGGATTTTGTAG
- a CDS encoding DNA-3-methyladenine glycosylase → MFTRVTPDFFQGDDVTAVARQLLGYRLWTATGTATTAGVIVETEAYDGLTDRASHAFGGKKTPRTRIFYSQGGIAYTYLCYGIHTLFNIITGPAGIPHAVLIRAVAPCEGIETILARRGHDRLKRNTAGGPGLVSQALGITREHNGIPVTGENIWLTHPVDGEKPGQDEILATPRVGIGYAGEDARLPWRFRVASSPWTSPAK, encoded by the coding sequence ATGTTTACCAGAGTTACACCCGATTTCTTCCAGGGCGATGACGTCACCGCAGTTGCCCGTCAGCTTCTGGGTTACCGTCTGTGGACCGCCACAGGAACGGCGACAACGGCAGGCGTCATTGTCGAGACCGAAGCGTACGACGGCCTTACCGATCGGGCATCGCATGCATTTGGCGGAAAAAAAACTCCCCGAACCCGCATCTTTTATTCACAGGGTGGTATTGCCTACACCTATCTTTGCTACGGGATCCATACGCTGTTCAATATCATTACGGGTCCGGCCGGGATCCCTCATGCCGTGCTTATTCGTGCGGTAGCTCCCTGCGAGGGTATCGAAACCATTCTGGCGCGCCGCGGACACGACCGGCTGAAGCGTAATACGGCAGGTGGCCCGGGGCTGGTCAGTCAGGCGCTTGGCATCACCAGGGAGCACAACGGAATTCCGGTTACCGGTGAAAACATCTGGCTTACCCACCCTGTTGACGGGGAAAAGCCTGGTCAGGACGAGATACTGGCCACCCCCAGGGTCGGCATCGGTTATGCCGGAGAGGATGCCCGTTTGCCATGGCGCTTTCGGGTGGCTTCATCTCCATGGACCAGCCCCGCGAAATAA
- the mgtE gene encoding magnesium transporter encodes MINKELIKPEISELIMKQKWSELRESVEDWPAAEIADLLLSLDKSDRVVFFRILPRELSADTFAHFEPEQQSALLLEMTDEETRQLLSNLAPDDRTALLDELPGQATQQLLNLLSPQDLKEARYLLGYPEESAGRLMTPDYLAVRPHWTIGQALDHIRKMGRQSETINVIYVTDPAWKLLDALELQLFILSDPEKKVEDIMDDTFVSVSAFADREEAVQMVQKYDKTVLPVLDSDGILLGIVTIDDLIDVAEEEATEDFHKGAAVAPLRTSYREATIFSLFSKRISWLVILVFVNLVSSGVIEAFEEVLASALALAFFIPLLIDSGGNAGAQSATLMVRAIAIGDIQLREWLRTVGKEVLVGITLGLAMGLASWALGIYRGGAEIGLVVGLSMVLIVLVANIIGTILPFLLTRFNIDPAVASSPLITTIVDAAGLLIYFSIASVVLGVTM; translated from the coding sequence ATGATCAACAAAGAGCTCATCAAACCGGAAATCTCAGAGTTAATAATGAAGCAGAAGTGGTCCGAACTCAGGGAATCGGTTGAAGATTGGCCTGCAGCCGAAATTGCAGATTTGTTGCTCAGCCTCGACAAGTCTGACCGGGTAGTTTTCTTTCGGATTCTCCCCAGGGAGTTGAGTGCCGATACATTTGCCCACTTTGAACCGGAGCAGCAGAGTGCCCTGTTGCTGGAAATGACCGACGAAGAGACCCGGCAACTGCTTTCCAACCTGGCTCCGGATGACAGGACGGCGCTGCTGGACGAACTGCCTGGGCAGGCGACACAACAATTGCTGAATCTTCTCAGTCCCCAGGACCTCAAGGAGGCGCGCTACTTGCTGGGATACCCTGAAGAGAGTGCCGGAAGGCTGATGACCCCGGACTATCTGGCGGTCAGGCCTCACTGGACGATTGGGCAGGCGCTTGACCACATCCGGAAGATGGGCCGGCAAAGTGAGACCATCAACGTCATCTATGTAACCGACCCTGCCTGGAAACTGCTGGATGCGCTGGAGCTCCAGCTTTTTATCCTGTCTGACCCCGAAAAAAAGGTCGAAGATATCATGGACGACACTTTTGTCTCGGTTTCGGCATTTGCAGACCGCGAAGAGGCGGTTCAAATGGTCCAGAAATACGACAAAACGGTTCTGCCCGTGCTCGACTCGGACGGTATTCTGCTTGGAATCGTAACCATTGACGACCTTATCGATGTCGCGGAAGAAGAGGCTACGGAAGACTTTCACAAGGGGGCTGCTGTTGCACCGTTGCGTACAAGCTACCGCGAAGCCACCATTTTCTCCCTGTTCAGCAAGAGGATTTCCTGGCTGGTTATCCTTGTCTTTGTGAACCTGGTTTCCTCGGGTGTGATTGAAGCTTTTGAAGAGGTGCTTGCTTCTGCCCTGGCCCTGGCTTTTTTCATCCCGCTGCTCATTGACAGTGGCGGAAATGCGGGGGCGCAGTCCGCTACCCTGATGGTGCGGGCGATCGCGATCGGCGATATTCAACTGCGCGAGTGGCTGCGAACCGTCGGCAAGGAGGTGCTTGTTGGAATCACGCTTGGCCTGGCCATGGGTCTGGCGAGCTGGGCTCTGGGTATTTATCGCGGCGGAGCCGAAATCGGCCTGGTCGTAGGACTTTCCATGGTGCTTATTGTCCTGGTAGCCAATATTATCGGAACAATCCTCCCATTCTTGCTTACCCGCTTCAACATCGACCCCGCTGTTGCAAGCAGCCCGCTGATCACCACCATTGTGGATGCTGCCGGACTGCTTATCTATTTCAGCATAGCCAGTGTCGTGCTGGGTGTCACTATGTAG